The Dasypus novemcinctus isolate mDasNov1 chromosome 2, mDasNov1.1.hap2, whole genome shotgun sequence genome contains the following window.
tttgtcaaacgccttttctgcattgatcaagatgatcatgtgttcttttttctctttgttaatatggtttattacattaattgattttcttatgttgaaccacccttgcataccagtaataaaacccacttgatcatggtgtataattcttttaatatgctgttggattcaatttcccagtattttgttgagaaattttgcatctatgttcactaGAGATGTTAGTCTGTACTTTTCTTGtattatagtatctttatctggctttggtattagggtgatgttggcttcttaAAATGTGTcagataattttccctccttttcaattttttgttagAGTTTACACAGGATTGGTaataattcttctcaaaatgtttggtagaattaacctgtgacGCCATCTGGTCCTGAATTTTTCTTCATGGGAGGTTTTTAACGGCAAATTCAGTcactttacttgtaattggtttgttgagttcctgtatttcttgtacaGGCAATataagttgtttgtgcatttctaggaatttgtccatttcatctaagttgtctaatttgttgccatagtttcttttttttttttaagatttatttatttatttttctccccttctccgccccaaccaccccagttgtctgttctctgtgtctatttgctgcatctccttcttttgtccgcttctgttgtcagctgcacgggaatctgtgtttcttttttgttgcgtcatcttgttgtgtcagctctccgtgtgagtagcaccattcctgggcaggctgcactttctttcacactgggcagctctccttacagggcacactccttgcgtgtggggctcccctacacggggaacacccctgcgtggcacggcactcacttgcgcacatcagcactgcacatgggccagctccacacaggtcaaggaggcccggggtttgaacctcagacctcccatgtggtagacggactccctaaccactgggccaagtccactgccctacAGTTTCTTATATCctcttatgaccctttttatttATGTGGAGTCAAttgtaatgtccccctttcattcctgattttatttattttcatcttctctctttttttgttagttttgctaagggtttgtcaattttattgattttctcaaagaaccaactttggttttgttgattttctctattgtttttgtgttctcaatttcatttatttctgctctaatatttgttatttctttctttctgcttgctttgggattggtttgctgttttttttctcattcctctaggtgttcagttagatctttgattttagctgttttctaaaaaaatataGGCAGTtagagctaaaaatttccctctcagccctgccttcaTTGTATCCCACTAGTTTTGATAaactgtgttcttattttcatgcATCtcgagatatctactaatttttcTTGCAATCACTTCTTTGGCTCACTGATTGTTTATATGTgagttgtttagcctccatatgtTTGCAAATGTTCCCCTTTctcacctgttattgatttcgagcttcattccattatgatcagagatggtgcttttataatttaaatcttcttaaatttattgagagctgtgttgtggcccaacatgtggtctatactggagaaagatccatgagcacttgggaagaatgtgtAGCCTACTGCTTTAGGgtacaatattctgtatattgtctctcaggtccagctcatttatcatattgttcaagttctctgtttccttgttgaaattctgtctagttgttctatctattgatgtgagtggcctgttgaagtctccagctattatcaTTGGGACATCTTGGGAGCAAAtgtattctttcagttttgccagagtttgtctcatatattttgggcaccctggttaggtgcatagatatttatgactgttactccttcctgctggattgtcccttttattaatatagaatggTCTTCTGCATTCTCTTATCacttttctgcatttaaagtctgaGACCAGTGTAGCTATCCATCCCTGTTCTCTTTTATTTACTACTTGCATTAAGTATCTTCTTTCAACCTTTCACTACTTtcagtctgtttgcatccttgggtctaaggtgagtctcctgtagacagctTATGAATGGCTCATGTATTCTTATCCactctgtcagcctatatctttttttttttttttttttagaagaaggcagagattgaacccaggaccttgtacatgggaagcaggtgctcagcctctaagctacatccattccccaatgaaagatgggtctttttgttcatttgtttgtttgtctttagggGATACCAGGGAGCAAACCCAGGAACTTGtatctgggaagcaggcactcaaccactccaGCTATATCTGCTCCaagcctatgtcttttgactggggagtttactccatttacattcaatgttattactataaaggcattacgtcaaccattttattctttggctttcatatgtcatatcttatttttgtctttttacctttttggttaccctttctgatagtcttcacttctatactctcctctaagcctctctctcttctcttttcttttctggctgcagaactacCTTAGGGGTTtgctgcagagctggattctttttttaacaagCTCTCTTAttatagtttctgtttatctgtgaatattgtaaacttactatcatatttgaaggactgttttgccagataaagaattcttggctggcagtttttctcctcctGTACCTTAATTGTATCATACCGCTGATTCCTTGTCTCCAtgttttctgaagagaaattcatTCTAAGTCTTATTGCATGTCCCTTGTATGGGATGTATcgcttttcccttgctgttttcagaattttctctttatctttggcatttggaattctgaatattatgtgtcttggagcaggtctatttaaatttattctagttggagtatgttgtgcttcgtGGACATGTGTatccatgtctttcatgagaattggaaaattttcagccattatttcttcagctaCTCTTTCcgttcctttttccttctcatctctttctggaactTCCGTAACACCtatgtttgtgcacttcatgTTACCATTCAAAATCCTGAGCCCCTGCtctgttttttccattattttctttctgttctttctcttcaattttagttttttCCTCTATGTTCCTGATCTTTTCTTCCATGATTTTAGATCTCTTGTTtacctctattttatttttaatctcacttattgtgtctttcattcccataagctctgttatttttctatccaagatttcaaatttttccttgtgctcattcattgtcttcttaatgtcttttctttctttagccatgttttctttctactacatgatttgatttaggagattagTGTGACTGTCATTAATTAACTGTTTCAAAGTCCTGTGTCTTGTCTGGAaccttgatttcttccttttcctgagtcacatcttcctttttctttaaatagcttgtaattttttgctggtgtctaggcatctgattctgatgccaGGTTTACTCTGaggttcagtttctctctcttgcatagggatttactgttaagtagcaaCGGGATTTactgctaccactgttctttgactcttggttcaacttgttctagatatttaggattgcccctgtttaactgctcaaaccccCTAGGCTGAGGACCTAGTAATGGAGTATAGGCCAATTTCCAAGAGCCTTGGAGAGTGAGGCAGTAAaggcatctgcttccctcagttatttatttattattttccccattttgtgcacttttctgtctgaccagcaggtggtgctcttggcagccctctcagctcagaccccaggtgctaTGGGGGCATGCAGTCTGTGTATGGTGGGTGTGGTGGGCGGTGAGGAAGGAATGTCCTCAggctggccaagcctcacaacctttctcagaagctgttctccctCGGAGTGCCGTTCCTCCCCCAGCCTCCTCAGTAACCAGCCCCAGGGCAATGGggaggtgtttgagaaggcaaattatctttagttcTCTGCTGGCTCTCGGATCAAACAGTTTCACACCCACACTGGGCCTGGGAGTGTAGGaaccctccaatgcagcagaccaagttcgCTAGCCAAAATCTGAACTTTCTGTAGGCTAATTCTCCCTTTTTGGGGGGAAGAGGACCCCTGAAACCCCTTGGTGTACAGCCTCTGAAGTCCATAGACTGCTGTTTGCTctgagggtggggggatgggcacCCGCTGCTGCTTTTGCAGCTGTACTCACTGATTTTTAGCCTGCTGAGAcactttcctttgcccctctccctGCTGGGTGGTGTCTCTCCTTGCCCTGATGTCCTTATCCCCAGAGTGGCCCTCCAGACAGTCtccacctgtcctctagctatgttttctgggagagaagtgatccctcaGCCTCTCTAATCCTCTCTCTTCTCTAAGTGTGGATCTTAAGGTTGTCAGTCTTTATGAGCAGACATCTGCTGTccacttgtctctttttttttaagatttatttttttatttatttctctccccttccccccacccactgtctgctctctgtgtctgttcgctgtgtgttcttctttgtctgcttgtattcttgtcagtggcaccgggaatctgtgtttctttttgttgcatcatcttgctgcatcagccctctgtgtgtgcggcaccactcctgggcaggctgcactttctttcatgctgggtgactctccttatggggcgcgctccttgcacgtggggctcccctacgtgggggacacccctgcgtggcacggcactccttgcgcacatcagcactgcgcgtgggccagctccatacgaatcaaggaggcccggggttttaaccacggacctcccatgtggcaagtggatgctctgtcagttgagccaaatccacttccctgctgtcCACTCTCTGGTTCCAAGAACTACCCCTGTGAGGCCTCTGGGCCCTTGGGGATTGATCTGTTGGAGCACTTGGTCTTCCCAGctcattcctggggtgggtgtgCATGTGCTTACCCCGCCCCAGGTTCCTTCAGTGGCCTACATTGTCTCGTGCCCATCACCTCTCCTCCTTGCTCACCCTTCCTCCCTGCTTACCCCTCCTCCCTGCTGTCACCTCTCCTCCTCCTTGCTCACCCCTCCTCCCTGCTCACCCTTCCTCCCTGCTCACCCTTCCTCCCTGCTCACCCCTCCTCCCTGCTGtcacctctcctccctgctcACCCCTCCTCCCCGCTGTCACCTCTCCTCCTTGCTCACCCCTCCTCCCCGCTGtcacctctcctccctgctgtcacctctcctccctgctcacccctcctccccgctgtcacctctcctccctgctcacccctcctccccgctgtcacctctcctccctgctcacccctcctccccgctgtcacctctcctccctgctcacccctcctccccgctgtcacctctcctccctgctcACTCTCCGGCTTGTGCCTACCTTTGGGCTGTTGCCTCTGCCCGTCCCTCTGCCAGGAATGCCCCTCCCCAGTAGTCATAGTAAGCTTCCACTCCTCCTTCATGTCTTTgctcaaatgttaccttctcCCTGAAGCTGCCCTGACCACCCTGTTTTCCATTACACGCCCCCTTCTTCCTGTCCCTGGCACTCCCAGCCACCCTTCTCTGCCCCTTTATTCCCGTAGCAGGTATCACATCTTCTAGCAAACtattgaattttcttattttatctccTCCCACTGGAATGTAAGCTTCACAAGGGCAGGAATCTTTGCCTCTTTGGTTCACTGATGTATCCCGaatacttagaacagtgcctagaCCACAGTAGGCACagaataaatgcatgaaaagGTTCGTATTACAGGTACTTCCCACATGCCCAGGATGTTACTTCCCTGGCTCTTGGCACAGCTGGCTCCTTCCCAGCTCAGCAGGGCTTTCCAGTTCATTCTTCCAGTACTGTTTGTGTATCCTTCATAGCACTTTTTAATagaagctttattgagatataattcacatactataaGGTCACCCATTAAAAGTGTATAGTCaggtggtttttagtatattcagagagTTGTACAACCACCACAATCAACTTTAAGActtatcaccccaaaaagaaacctcataccctttaaccaccaccccctccccatctcccGAGCCCTCCAGCCCTAGGCACCCACTAATCTGCTTTgtgtctatggatttgcctattcggaacatttcctataaatggaatcaaatgaTATGGGgccttttgtggctggcttccTTCCTTGAGCATGTTGTTTTCACCTCATAGCATTTTGaattttgctgtatttttttgTATGTCTGCCGGTGGTGGGGAGGGAGGCCCCGACAGGATGGTGCTGGACGCTCCAGCCCCACTGCCCTTGGGTTCTGAGAACTCACTGGCCACCTTCCCCCTTGGTCCAGGAGCCATGTCACTAGCGGGGGCCCAAGGCAGCCTGTGGTCGGTGGAAGGCGGCAACAAGCTGGTTTGTTCCGGTTTGCTAAAGCTCACCAAGGCCAACGTGATCCACGCCACGGTGACCGCTGTGACACTGCACAGTTCAGGTGAGTGGACGGAGCAGGAGGCGTGGCGCCTCCACTCCTAGACTGTCAGCACTTCTACTTCCTCTATGCGTAAACCCTTGTTTGTGAGCTACTGGGGagtatttagggaaaaaaataagccCCAGCACTGCTGAGTGACACCAGAGGGCACTGTTGTCCCAATTTAAGAGTCAGAGCCTAAAATCTAAGTCTTGCCTTAACCCCACCCTGTTCATGTTACCATGGAGAACTCTGAGTGACAGCCTTGGCCAAGCCCCCCGGGTGGTCAGCAACAGAACCGGAACAGGGACGTGTGTCTCCTGACTCCCAGTCCAGTGCTCTCCCCTGCAGCTGCACCAGTCCACAAAGCCTGGGACCCACCGTCTCCACAGCCCCGCTGTACCCTTTCCACCAGGGTCAGCTCCCTTCCGCGGTGGGCGCACCTAGGAGATGAGCAGGTAGACGCCAAGACGAAAGCTGCCTTCTGTGTCCTCTGTTCTTCCAGAAGGAAAAGCCCTGTACCAGGTGGGCTATGAGAACGAGGGGGGCCACGGCTCTGACTTCTACGACATCGTGGTCCTGGCCGCCCCCCTGCACCTGGACAACAGCAGCCGCAGCATCGCCTTCGAAGGCTTCAGCCCACCCACTGAAGATGCCCAGGGCTCTTTCCAGCCCACCGTCGTCTCCTTAGTCCACGGCTACCTCAACTCTTCCTACTTTGGTTTCCCCGACCCTAAACTTTTCCCCTTCACCAACATCCTTACCACGGATTTCCCCAGCTTCTTCTATGCACTGGACAACATCTGTCCTGTCAACGTCTCAGCCAACTTCCGGCGGAAGCAGCCCCAGGAGGCCGCCGTGTGGCGAGTCCAGTCCCCCAGGCCCCTCTTTCGGACCCAGCTGAAGACGCTGTTCCGTTCCTATTACTCAGTCCAGACAGCCGAGTGGCAGGCCCACCCGCTGTACGGCTCCCGCAGCGCCCTCCCGCGCTTCGCGCTCCACGACCAGCTCTTCTACCTCAACGCCCTGGAGTGGGCAGCCAGCTCCGTGGAGGCAATGGCCGTGGCCGCCAAGAACGTGGCCCTGCTGGCTTACAACCGCTGGTACCAGGACCTGGACAAGATCGACCAAAGGGATTTGATGCACAAGGTGAAGACTGAACTGTGAGGGCCCCCGGAAGAGCCCAGAAGATCTGTCCTCCACCGAAGAGGGTTCATCCCCCACAGCAGCCCAGGACTGTCGCAAGCAGCACCTGTCCACCCAGCCTCTCCTCCTGACCCCCCCGTGTGTCCTGCTCCTTCTCCCTCCTGTGTGGGGCCAGGCGGCCCTCTGTCTGCCTGTGTGTCTTAAGGACGTACACAGTGGTGGcttctttttttcaaaaggaaGAAGGGGGTGGGATTTAAGCCagtgtattcattttatttatttattaagaaaaagaaataaaaatccgaCTTCTCAAGCTGCTTCTCTCTTGGTTTTCTGACGAGGAGACATAGGGATGAATAGGGGAGGGAAGGTAATTTCTTTACTGTTTCTCACTTGCCTAATCCCAAAATGAATTGAAGGCAACGTACCATGAAACATTTACAATCAGATGGTtacaaagaaagtagaaggggagattagaaaacatgaagaaatgatACCCCTGTTTGTTTAGTGTGGGCTTGCCCGACATGACACCTAGTTAAGAGCTTGCGCTCACTGTCTCTGAGCCTCTCAGTACTGCAGAGGGTGGGAGATGGCTGCCCCAGCAGAGCCTTGAGAGAGTCAGAAGAGTCCCAAGATTCCCAGCATCCGGCGGGGAGAGACAAGTTTTTCCTTGGTACCTCGAGGAGCTGGCCATGCCGTTCTTTCTGCATGGGTTGAAGAGGAGTACGATGGATCTGTCTCGCCAGGAAAAAAGTTCCCAGATGGCAAAGGGTAGTGACACCTCACCCCTAACAGTCACCCCAGCAGACAAGAGGAAggggttgggaaggagttcttcAGAGTTAGCCTGTTGCTTTCTCCTCTGACCGGTGTTTGGAAGGGGAGGAGAATTGGGCTGGGCTGGGTTTTGTTCTTCTACAGACCTTTAAAGatccatttttaaaaggatataaaGCGTTTTCCTTCCTTTTGGACCTGTTCCTTTCTGTAAAGGGAGGAGATAGGGGATCCGAGTCTGGGACATCCAGCAGCTTGCCTCCAGGTGTGGCCCGGGGGCCTTCCACCACATCCGAGTCTCCTGGAGAAGGCTGGAGGGAGGACAACCTTGATGAAGGGGCCTGGGTCCGAGGGGGAACCACTGCCAGCCGAGGCTGATGCTGTGGTTTTCCTGATACAAACAGACCCCTGAGGCCATCCAGCCGACTTCCCTGTCTTTAGAGAGAGAGGGGTAAAAGCACAGTGAGGAAATAAGTGGCCGGAGTTTTCCTGGTGAGTACATAGAACAGAACTCAAAGTCTGAGCACCTTAAGTAAGCATGGAACAAAACACCCTTCAAGTAGGTGGAGGCCCAAATGGGTTCTCAGATTATTTTTTACTATCACCATGAAAGAGATGGTGCGTTAAAGTGCAAGGAGCACACACTTATCTGTTATTGCAGAAATTCCGAAGCTGACGCTCGGTTAGAATGCTTTGGTTGCAGTAGTAGGAAACAACAATCAGACTGACTTAAGCAATGAGAGTTCTTTATTGGTTGTCACAATGAAGTCCAGGCTCAGGACTAGCAACGAGCTCTGTGGGGTCTCCAGCTCCACCGTCTTTCTCATGGTTGAAGATGGTTGCCAAGACTCCAGGGTCAGAGCGTCTTCTCCCACAGCCACTGAACCTTAGTCTGAACTCTGGCCACTTGGGCCACTGCTGCACTGATTCCTGTGGCCTAGTGAGTGCCACATGCAGATTGGCTTAGGCCTCCAAAACTGGACCCATCGCAGGACAAGGGGGTTGATACTAAGCTGATGGGCTAGGAAGAGCCAGGTCCCACCCCTGGACAGAGGTCGGAGGCgtagaaggggtgttggagagAAAAACACAATGCCCACCATGTGCAGGGTGGGAATAtgccctccctgctcctcccaaGTTCATTGAAATTAAAACGTGGGATGGAGTAATGTGGCGGTCTAGGTCTGAAACGGGGATGGCACGGGCTCTGATGGCACAGTTGATAATGTGGGATTGGGCCAGGGGACCATGGACAATACAAAGCTTGCCCTTGACAATCACTCCTCCCTTGAGCCCTGTGGAGGATGTGTGCGCAGAAGATGCAAGCCAGGACGGTTACGCGTGATCCTCAGCCAAGGCTCTGGCCCCCTGCCCCGGCAGGACCGCAGAGGACCTGGCTGTGTTCTTCAGATACCACCTTTCCCGAGGCAGGCAGGCCCCAACAGCTCAGAACCAAAGCCAGCCCGGACGCCCATGCTGCGGCTTCCCCGAGCCCAAACCTGAGAAGGGGATTGCACCACCCACCCCCCTGCAAGGAAAGGCTCGAGATTCCTGAGGGCCCCAGGAGCGGGACCAAGCAAGAAGCTATTGCGCCAGGGCTTAGGGCAGTCCACCCCAGCCTTCTCAGACCAGGACAAAAGCCCCCAAAGCCCTACGACCCCCCAGAAGAGAAAGCCTTCGCCAAAACAGCGAGCCCTAGGATCTACCAAACAAAACAGGGGAAAGACCACATTCGTCCTGCCCGGTTGTGGCTGCAGTGTCTTAGACCTTTCAAGCCCCTCGCAGGAATTCATCCCTGGAGCAGGGGACCCAAGCAAACCTGCAGCATCCTTTCAGGGGAGGGGAGCTCTGAGGGGGGGTGGAGTGGAGGCAGATGGGGAATGCGGGAGGAGGGAGGAACGCTTTGCTCCTGACCCACCCACGAGGACGCAATCGAAGGAGCTAGAGGAAGAGCTGGGGCTCCCCTCAGGCTTCCGCGCACTCATTCATCCGCCAGGCGCTGCACCCCTACTTTGTGCTGGACACGATGCTAGGTGCTGGGGCGTCAGCGTTGAATGAGACAGAGGAGGTCCCTCCTCTCGTGGCATGGGAGTTTCTCACTAGATAGTGGAGAACATGAAACGCAGTTAGACTCAGGACAAGGAGGTTCCCGGGCCAGGTCCTGAGCAGCCTGCTGCGCCGATGAAACCAGCCCAGGCCTGCTCACGGGCCAACTTCCATTGTAATTTGCTGAATGGTAAAACTGGAGATTCCTCAATCCCTCTGCTTGTTCTGCAGATGAAGAAATTGGAGCCCACAAAGAGAGAAAATCGTCATCCATATAAAGCTAGTTGGCATTCACTGAGCAGCTGCCATGGGCCTGATGCTCTGGTAGCACCATAATGAGGAGTTTCCCTTATAATCCAAaggttcttaatcaggggtcccCTTGGGGgaccgtggaaagatttcaggggatccatgagcttgaattgaaaaaaaagcaacttacctttattttctctgacctctacctGAAATCTAGCCTTTCCTTCACTGATGCATGTATGCAAAAAACAAATTACAGTAGTagtcatttcacctgactggcaaaggggtccatgggacaAAAAAAGCACCTCCGCTCTAATCCTTGTTCCCAGGACACCTGGGATCTCCCAGAGCTAGGAGAAAGCTCTACTGGCTCAATtcttcccacaccccaccccataaAAGGCCCCAGACAGCCCCTCAGCTGCGGCTGGAGTCTCCAGACCCGGTGAGCAGGCTGTGTGAGCCTCAGAGACCAGCAAACCCCGGGAAGGAGAAGCGGCTGCTAAAGGGATCGGCATGGGCTGGCACAGGAGGTCTATTTTCCATCTGTCTGGAAGCAGGCCGAAGCTTCCTGGGGTAATTTTAACCAGTATCCATCTAG
Protein-coding sequences here:
- the PCYOX1L gene encoding prenylcysteine oxidase-like isoform X1 yields the protein MSGNPQPRRPPRCALQPLTPVPCLFFPPGPVAAVVGAGIGGAAVAHFLQQHFGPRVQIDVYEKGTIGGRLATISVNKQHYESGAASFHSLSLHMQDFVKLLGLRHRREVVGRSAIFGGEHFVLEETDWYLLNLFRLWWHYGISFLRLQMWVEEVMEKFMRIYKYQAHGYAFSGVEELLSSLGESAFVNMTQRSVAESLLQVGVTQRFIDDVVSAVLRASYGQSAAMPAFAGAMSLAGAQGSLWSVEGGNKLVCSGLLKLTKANVIHATVTAVTLHSSEGKALYQVGYENEGGHGSDFYDIVVLAAPLHLDNSSRSIAFEGFSPPTEDAQGSFQPTVVSLVHGYLNSSYFGFPDPKLFPFTNILTTDFPSFFYALDNICPVNVSANFRRKQPQEAAVWRVQSPRPLFRTQLKTLFRSYYSVQTAEWQAHPLYGSRSALPRFALHDQLFYLNALEWAASSVEAMAVAAKNVALLAYNRWYQDLDKIDQRDLMHKVKTEL
- the PCYOX1L gene encoding prenylcysteine oxidase-like isoform X2, whose amino-acid sequence is MARAAQLFAALAALLAAAAAGGDAPPGRIAVVGAGIGGAAVAHFLQQHFGPRVQIDVYEKGTIGGRLATISVNKQHYESGAASFHSLSLHMQDFVKLLGLRHRREVVGRSAIFGGEHFVLEETDWYLLNLFRLWWHYGISFLRLQMWVEEVMEKFMRIYKYQAHGYAFSGVEELLSSLGESAFVNMTQRSVAESLLQVGVTQRFIDDVVSAVLRASYGQSAAMPAFAGAMSLAGAQGSLWSVEGGNKLVCSGLLKLTKANVIHATVTAVTLHSSEGKALYQVGYENEGGHGSDFYDIVVLAAPLHLDNSSRSIAFEGFSPPTEDAQGSFQPTVVSLVHGYLNSSYFGFPDPKLFPFTNILTTDFPSFFYALDNICPVNVSANFRRKQPQEAAVWRVQSPRPLFRTQLKTLFRSYYSVQTAEWQAHPLYGSRSALPRFALHDQLFYLNALEWAASSVEAMAVAAKNVALLAYNRWYQDLDKIDQRDLMHKVKTEL
- the PCYOX1L gene encoding prenylcysteine oxidase-like isoform X3 is translated as MRAVVGAGIGGAAVAHFLQQHFGPRVQIDVYEKGTIGGRLATISVNKQHYESGAASFHSLSLHMQDFVKLLGLRHRREVVGRSAIFGGEHFVLEETDWYLLNLFRLWWHYGISFLRLQMWVEEVMEKFMRIYKYQAHGYAFSGVEELLSSLGESAFVNMTQRSVAESLLQVGVTQRFIDDVVSAVLRASYGQSAAMPAFAGAMSLAGAQGSLWSVEGGNKLVCSGLLKLTKANVIHATVTAVTLHSSEGKALYQVGYENEGGHGSDFYDIVVLAAPLHLDNSSRSIAFEGFSPPTEDAQGSFQPTVVSLVHGYLNSSYFGFPDPKLFPFTNILTTDFPSFFYALDNICPVNVSANFRRKQPQEAAVWRVQSPRPLFRTQLKTLFRSYYSVQTAEWQAHPLYGSRSALPRFALHDQLFYLNALEWAASSVEAMAVAAKNVALLAYNRWYQDLDKIDQRDLMHKVKTEL